A window of Fervidobacterium sp. genomic DNA:
TCGACTCACAGATGGTGAAGTTGTTACTGACACTGGAAAAATAGTGACTATTATCAAAGAACGATTGTTGTCATTTTGGTGGTATGAGTACGAAGATGGTTACCGATCATTTGTCGAGATTATTCTACAGCCTACAGGTGATAACGAAACGATAGTGACAATAAAAGATAGAACATTCATCAAAGACGAAAGCGAGCTTCATGTAAGGTACGGTTGTGCATACGGATGGGGACAGATGATGCTTTTAGCAAAACTTTACATTGAAAAGGATTTGATAGTAATATAAAAATTAAAAATCTTTCGACAAACTTTCCCAGAGGTGATAACATGAAGGCCACCATTGTTCTTAACGGAATGACAAATGGAACAATGTACCTAACCGGAGAATTAATCATAGCAGCTGATGGCGGAGCGGAGGAGCTTAGAAGAAGAAATGTTCTGCCCAATGTTATCATCGGTGATCTAGATTCCATATCTGACGCAACCTTAGAGTACTTCGAAAACAAAGGTGTGAGAATACAAGTTTATCCACACGAAAAAGACGAAACTGATCTTGAACTTGCAATCAATTATGCTTTTAAACACGGTGCAACGGAAATAGAAATTCTAAATTGGCAAGGTGAAAGAATCGATATGATCCTTGCAATGATAGGTTTGATAAGTAAATACAAAAATATAACCGCAGTCTCAGAAAATTGTGAACTTGGAGTACTTTGCGCGGGCAGTTACAACCTCAAAGCATCAGTCGGTGAAACTTGGTCGTTCATACCACTTTGCGAAGCAGAATTTTCTGTTGATGGATTCAAATATAAATTTAACGGTAAAATGTGTATTGAGTCACCACTCGGAGTAAGTAATGAAGCACTCAGAAACGAAGTTAGTGTAGAAGTTAAAAACGGTAAGGTGGTGTACGTACGTTGGAAGAGAAAACCGTTGTAGTACTTGGTGCCACAGGTTCCATAGGCACTCAGGCAGTCGATGTAATAAAAAAACTAAATAAATTCAAAATAGTTGGAATATCTTTTGGAAAAAATAGAAATACAGCCGAAGAAATTCTTAAGGAGCATGGTATTAAATATTACCATAGTTATTTGGAATTGTCAGCAGGCGTTAAAGTTGAAAGTATTGAAGAATTACTTGAGAAAACGTTGCCGGATATAGTTATATGTGCTATTCCAGGTTTTGAAGGTGTCAAAGCTACGTTAAAAGCTTTGAATTACACAAAAAGAATAGCACTTGCGACAAAGGAAGCAATGGTTTGCGCCGGTAATTTTGTAAAGAAGTTAGCCAGTATTAACAAAGTAGAGATTATTCCTGTAGATAGTGAACATTCGGCAATATTCCAGCTTTATGAACCACATATACACCACATCATATTGACAGCTTCAGGAGGAGCCGTAAGGGATGTTCCATTAGAAAGAATTTCAAATATGACTCCTAAGGAAATTCTTAGACATCCAACGTGGAATATGGGTGGCAGAATAACTGTAGATTCAGCAACGATGGTTAACAAATTCTTTGAAGTAGTTGAAGCTCACGAGCTGTTTGACTTACCATATGAGAATATAGAAGTTTACATAAATCCCTCAAGTTTTATACATGGTGTGGTATTCTTAAAAGATGGTACTGTTAAGATACATGCTGGCAAACCTGACATGAAAGTTCCAATAGCGTATGCTTTGACTTACCCGCTTCGAGAATACGAATCGTATGTATCTAAGGTTGAAGATTTTGACATGCGTTTGTTACCTGTTGAGAAAGAAAGGTATCCGCTTTTTTTCTTTGGGCTTAACATTGCTAAAAGACACACACTTGCCGAAAGAATTGCCTTCAACAGTGCTGACGAAGTGGCTGTAGAATATTTTCTAAGCGGCAAAATCAAGTTTGGTACTATCGAAAAAATAATTGTACAAAGTGTGGAACAAATTACCAATCTAAACTTGAAAGTTAATGATATAGAAGATATCTATCAAGTTGATAAATTAACAAGAAAAATTGCACAAGAAGTAGCAAATAAAAATTTGAAAAATTAAACTACATCCAGGAGGTTACAAATATGACGATATTAATCAACATCATCTCATTTTTACTCGTATTTATGTTTATAGTTGTTGTCCATGAATTGGGGCATTTCATGTTTGCCAGAATTTTTGGTGTCAAAGTTCATGAATTTGCTATAGGTTTCGGTCCAGAAATATTCAGAAAGAAAGGAAGAAAAACTGACTTCAGAATTAATGCTTTTCCACTTGGAGGTTACGTAAGATTGAAAGGAGAAGACCCAGCTGAAGAAGAAGATCCAGATTCACTGTATGGTGTAAGTGCGTGGAAGAGGTTTCTTATTGTTTTTGCTGGTCCACTATTCTCAATTCTGGCAGGTTATATGCTTTTTGTATTAATAATATCTTTCTGGGGCTACACACCTATAGTCATTGACAAAGTAATTCCTGGCTCACCAGCTCAACAAGCTGGATTGGAAAGTGGGGACACAGTACTTAAAATAAATGGTAAATACGTCTTTGATAATGTAGATATGACAGGCATTATTCGTAAAGGAAGAACTATAACACTTGAAATTTTTAGAAATGACAAACTTTTACAGATATCAGTTACGCCAAGATTGTCAAAAGAACAATATTACGTGTACATGAAAGATGTCAAGGGAGACATTGGTGGAAAAATATTGAGTGTAAATAATCTAGATTTTCAAATGTATATGAAAAATTACAAAAAGGAATTTGTCAACATAAAATCTGATTTTGGTGAATTACGAGGATTTGTAGATAATGTATCCTCATTACCAGAAAGATATACCATAGGGATATATTATGGACAATTTTCAAACGTATTTGCAAAAGATATTCCGCCGTTTAAGAAGGGTGACAAAATACTGGAAGTTGACGGATTGAGGATAAATGGAAGCACAGATTTAATTGATTTATTGACATCCCTCAATTTGAAGCCAGACGAACTTTACTTTACCACAAATGGTGACTTTGTAGAAAGTGTTCTTAGACCAGTTTCTGAAAAAGTAAATGTAATAGTTCAGACGAATGCAGGCGAAACTACACAAATTACCTTAGAAAAATCGAAGTTAATTGATGTACTATCTGTTCCCGGTGTACTTGAACCAGCTGCTCAGAAATTTAAACCAAAAGGATTGAGAGGTATATCAATAGCGTTCGCACGTAGTAACAGACTTGCATTGTACATATGGCGAACACTACCTGGTATCTTCTTAGGTCGGAATTTGCAAGATGTAACAGGCCCTGTTGGGATGGTACAAATTATAGGTCAAGCTGCGCAAGTAGGATTGGAAACTATATTAACAATTGTTGCAATCATCACCATAAACCTCGGAATATTTAATCTTTTTCCATTACCAGCTCTTGACGGTGGAAGAATTGTTTTTGCAGTAATCGAAATGCTTTCAAGAAGAAAAATAAACAGAAATGTAGAAAACATAATCCATACAATAGGGTTTTTCCTATTGCTTGGGCTTGTTTTTCTCATCACATTCCTAGATGTGAGCAGATTCTTTGCAAAATAAAGCAATCTGAGGTGATTATGTTGAGAAAATCAAAAATAGTAAAAGTTGGAAATGTGCTAATCGGTGGAGGTAATCCAATAGCCATACAATCGATGACAAATACTGATACAAAAGACGTTCAAGCAACATTGCAACAGATTGACCAACTTGTAAAAGCAGGATGTGAAATAGTTAGGGTTTCTTTACCAGACATAGAAAGTGCCAAAACTATCAAAGAGTTGAAAAGATACGTTTCGGTACCCATAGTTGGCGATGTACACTTCGATTATCGCATAGCAATAGAATGTATAAAGTGTGGCGCTGATAAAATTAGAATAAATCCGGGCAACATTGGCAGCGAAGAAAAAGTTGTCGAAATTGTTAAAGTAGCAAAAGAGTATGGTATACCAATAAGAGTTGGAGCAAACAGTGGATCTTTACCTAAGGACTTAGAGAACCTGCCACGTTTCAAAGCGCTTGGTGAAGCTGCTCTACGCGAAGTTAGAATACTCGAAAAATATGGTTTTGAAAATATAGTTGTATCAGTAAAAAGTTCGGATGTAATTGAAACTATACAAGCAAACAGATATATCGCACAATTAGTTGATTATCCTTTGCACGTTGGAGTAACTGAAGCTGGAACTTTATACAATTCACTTATAAAGTCTTCCCTAGCACTCGGTGTACTTATATCTGAAGGATTGGTTGACACAATTAGAATATCTATAGCAGGTGATCCTGTTAATGAAGTAATTGCAGCAAAAAAAATACTTACATTTCTGAAGTTAAGAGCAGGGCCTAATGTAATTGCTTGCCCAACTTGTGCAAGAGCAGTATTCGACGTCGAGAAAATTGCTCTTGAAATTGAAAAGAAAGTCATCAACCTAAGTAAGGATATAACCATATCAGTTTTAGGTTGTATTGTTAATGGTATCGGAGAAGGTAAAGATGCCGATATAGGTATAGCCGGCATTAGGAATGGGGTAGTAGTATTTTACAAAGGTGAGATAGTGGGAACTTATACCTTGGAAGACGGTATTAATAAAGTAAAAGAACTAATTGAAAAGTCATAATAGCTCATTAAAGCATTAATTTCTCAGTACAACTCATAATAGGCACTATACATGTAAACAAAACAATGAGGTGAGAACAATGAACATACTGCTTGTCAACGACGATGGAATTACAGCACCTGGTATACTATGCGCAGCAAGATACTTAAGCAAAGAACACTATGTGGTAGTCTCTGCTCCTGAATCAGAACAGAGTGCGGTAGGACACGGAATAACCTTACGCTTTCCATTGTGGGCAAGAAAGCTTGACATAAACGAACCATTTGAAATGTACGCCGTCAGTGGTACACCCGCTGATTGTGTAAAAATAGGGCTTGACGTGATTTACAAAGACAAGAATTTGGTACCGGATGTGGTAATCAGTGGAATAAATCGTGGAGAAAACTTAGGTACAGATGTTGTATATTCTGGTACAGTCAGTGGAGCCCTTGAAGGAGCTATCGCAGGTATACCTTCTATCGCTATATCAGTTGCCGACTTCAAAGATCCAATATATGACACAGCTGCTAAATTCTTACTCAAATTTCTAAAAGAATTTGACATTAAAAAAATTCCAAAATTTACTGCACTGAACATAAATGTACCGTCATTACCATTTGAAAAAATAAAAGGATGGAAACTGACTCGACAGAGCAGGCGCAGGTACGAAGACTATTTTGAAAAACGTATAGATCCATATGGAAGAGAATATTACTGGATGTTAGGAGACATAATAGAAGATGATAATGATCCAAAAGCTGATTATAAAGCTTTGGAAAATGGATATATTTCCGTAACTCCAATAAGTATATTTATGACCAATGAGGAATTGCTCAAAGAATTGGAGGGAATATACAGTGATAATAAGGACTTTAGGTGATCCGATACTTAGAAAAAAATCAGAGCCTGTTGTTGATTTCTCTAAAGTACGTGCAATTTTGGAGGAATTCAAATCGACCATGTATACGGAAGACGGTGTTGGACTTGCAGCACCACAAGTAGGAATATCTATGCGATTCTTTGGTATGGACGATGGGACCGGCTTTAAAATGATTGTAAACCCGGAAATACTGGAAAAATCCGAAGAAAAAGAAATCGGAGAAGAAGGTTGCCTTAGTGTACCTGGGGTATTCGCGAATATTCAAAGGCACAGGTGGATAAGAGTAAGATATCAGGACGAACACGGCGTCTATCATGAAGAACTGTTAGAAGGATACACAGCAAGAATATTCCAACACGAGTATGACCACCTCGATGGTGTTCTTTTCATAGATCACCTCGATTCGAAAACTCGTACTGCACTTTCACAACAATTGAAAAAGATAATGGAAGATAAAAAGAAAGAAAAAGAGAAAAGAAGAGAATAAATTATATAATATTTCTTAAAAGGAAATTATTGAATTTTTTGGAATATCTGATATAATTAAGTTGGCAATCAAGTATAAAGGTGATTGCCAATTTTCCTCCTAAGGAGGTGCAAAATATGGATGGAAAAGTCAAAAAGAATTTTGTACTTGAGTATGAACTTGATGTGCTGGAAAAAAAGATTAAGGTCAACGAAAAGCCAGAAACACCGCTTAAAGATTTTCTCAAAGAACTAAAAGCTTCAGGTGATTTCCTCTCAAAGGCGTTGTACAAAGATATTATCGACACAGCATTGACAGAGATGCGTGTTATGGCTTGGACAGGGATGGATATCAAAGAATGGTTAAACTCGGTTGGATATGAAAATGATAACGACCAGAATGTTAAGTCAAAACAACAAAAAGTATGAAATTGTCTTGAATTGAGAAGTAGCCAAAACATAGCCGAAGCGTTTGCTTCGGCGATGTTTTATAATAGACCTATTGAATTCTGTTGTTTTTAAAGTTAAATTTCTATAATCCTCTCTTGATTTCGTAAATGTTTTTTCGCGAAATATTGATTTATGAAAACCTAAAACAGCTATTTTTCCTCTGTGAGCTATTATCAGTTGTTGTGATATAATATTATGGAACGCCATTAAGTTAAGGCAGCGTATGTGATCAAGTTAAAAAATAAAAGGAAACTTGAGTAAAAAAGATATAATGAACAAGACAAAATTAAAAATCTGATAGGTTAATCATTTTGATCAAGGTAAAGAAGTAGAAAAATTGGGGTCGAAAAAGGTAAGATATAGCATAGACTAGGTGCATGCAAAAAGAAAACTTCAATCTAAATCTTGACAAAGGGAGGGGTAAATATGAAGTCAGGTGAAAAGGAAACGTATAGTTTTACAGAGGTTCATAGAAATTTATTTGTATTTGGCGTTATAGTTGGCATTTCATTTGTTGTGGGTATGACAATATTTGGATATTTACTTTATCTTTCAAGGCTTCCACAGAAAACCCTCACAGTAACTGGTTCTTCCAGAGAAAAGGTTATTTCGGATATAGCTAAATGGAAATCAGGTTACTCTGTCAGAGTTTCAGAGTCGAATCTGCAGGATGGTTTTAAATTAATGAAATCATACGAAAAAATAGTACTTGAAATATTCAAAGAAAACGGTATAGATATTAACCAACTGGACTTATCCGCAATAAGTGTTAACGAAGAGTACTCTGATCCACAAATTAAGACCGAGCGCTCATACGTACTTTATCAAAGTATATACTTAGTCACAAAAGACGTCCAGCATGTATACGAAAAGTCGAAAAATATAACTCAAAGAGTACTTGACACAGGCATAGCATTTCAATCTTATCCAGTGGAATACTATT
This region includes:
- a CDS encoding SIMPL domain-containing protein (The SIMPL domain is named for its presence in mouse protein SIMPL (signalling molecule that associates with mouse pelle-like kinase). Bacterial member BP26, from Brucella, was shown to assemble into a channel-like structure, while YggE from E. coli has been associated with resistance to oxidative stress.), with product MKSGEKETYSFTEVHRNLFVFGVIVGISFVVGMTIFGYLLYLSRLPQKTLTVTGSSREKVISDIAKWKSGYSVRVSESNLQDGFKLMKSYEKIVLEIFKENGIDINQLDLSAISVNEEYSDPQIKTERSYVLYQSIYLVTKDVQHVYEKSKNITQRVLDTGIAFQSYPVEYYYSKLPEKRVQLLSQAVRDARKRAEEIAKSGGLKVGKVLSAKSGVVQVLAPNSVEISDYGSYDTSTIEKEIMVTVNVVFEAK
- a CDS encoding site-2 protease family protein produces the protein MTILINIISFLLVFMFIVVVHELGHFMFARIFGVKVHEFAIGFGPEIFRKKGRKTDFRINAFPLGGYVRLKGEDPAEEEDPDSLYGVSAWKRFLIVFAGPLFSILAGYMLFVLIISFWGYTPIVIDKVIPGSPAQQAGLESGDTVLKINGKYVFDNVDMTGIIRKGRTITLEIFRNDKLLQISVTPRLSKEQYYVYMKDVKGDIGGKILSVNNLDFQMYMKNYKKEFVNIKSDFGELRGFVDNVSSLPERYTIGIYYGQFSNVFAKDIPPFKKGDKILEVDGLRINGSTDLIDLLTSLNLKPDELYFTTNGDFVESVLRPVSEKVNVIVQTNAGETTQITLEKSKLIDVLSVPGVLEPAAQKFKPKGLRGISIAFARSNRLALYIWRTLPGIFLGRNLQDVTGPVGMVQIIGQAAQVGLETILTIVAIITINLGIFNLFPLPALDGGRIVFAVIEMLSRRKINRNVENIIHTIGFFLLLGLVFLITFLDVSRFFAK
- the ispG gene encoding flavodoxin-dependent (E)-4-hydroxy-3-methylbut-2-enyl-diphosphate synthase, whose protein sequence is MLRKSKIVKVGNVLIGGGNPIAIQSMTNTDTKDVQATLQQIDQLVKAGCEIVRVSLPDIESAKTIKELKRYVSVPIVGDVHFDYRIAIECIKCGADKIRINPGNIGSEEKVVEIVKVAKEYGIPIRVGANSGSLPKDLENLPRFKALGEAALREVRILEKYGFENIVVSVKSSDVIETIQANRYIAQLVDYPLHVGVTEAGTLYNSLIKSSLALGVLISEGLVDTIRISIAGDPVNEVIAAKKILTFLKLRAGPNVIACPTCARAVFDVEKIALEIEKKVINLSKDITISVLGCIVNGIGEGKDADIGIAGIRNGVVVFYKGEIVGTYTLEDGINKVKELIEKS
- a CDS encoding 1-deoxy-D-xylulose-5-phosphate reductoisomerase, coding for MEEKTVVVLGATGSIGTQAVDVIKKLNKFKIVGISFGKNRNTAEEILKEHGIKYYHSYLELSAGVKVESIEELLEKTLPDIVICAIPGFEGVKATLKALNYTKRIALATKEAMVCAGNFVKKLASINKVEIIPVDSEHSAIFQLYEPHIHHIILTASGGAVRDVPLERISNMTPKEILRHPTWNMGGRITVDSATMVNKFFEVVEAHELFDLPYENIEVYINPSSFIHGVVFLKDGTVKIHAGKPDMKVPIAYALTYPLREYESYVSKVEDFDMRLLPVEKERYPLFFFGLNIAKRHTLAERIAFNSADEVAVEYFLSGKIKFGTIEKIIVQSVEQITNLNLKVNDIEDIYQVDKLTRKIAQEVANKNLKN
- a CDS encoding thiamine diphosphokinase, translated to MKATIVLNGMTNGTMYLTGELIIAADGGAEELRRRNVLPNVIIGDLDSISDATLEYFENKGVRIQVYPHEKDETDLELAINYAFKHGATEIEILNWQGERIDMILAMIGLISKYKNITAVSENCELGVLCAGSYNLKASVGETWSFIPLCEAEFSVDGFKYKFNGKMCIESPLGVSNEALRNEVSVEVKNGKVVYVRWKRKPL
- a CDS encoding SRPBCC domain-containing protein; the encoded protein is MEMEFNERFKAPVDKVWKVFFNKNGWDPWFTDGMKISEDGEIYFRWFRLTDGEVVTDTGKIVTIIKERLLSFWWYEYEDGYRSFVEIILQPTGDNETIVTIKDRTFIKDESELHVRYGCAYGWGQMMLLAKLYIEKDLIVI
- the def gene encoding peptide deformylase, translated to MIIRTLGDPILRKKSEPVVDFSKVRAILEEFKSTMYTEDGVGLAAPQVGISMRFFGMDDGTGFKMIVNPEILEKSEEKEIGEEGCLSVPGVFANIQRHRWIRVRYQDEHGVYHEELLEGYTARIFQHEYDHLDGVLFIDHLDSKTRTALSQQLKKIMEDKKKEKEKRRE
- the surE gene encoding 5'/3'-nucleotidase SurE, which produces MNILLVNDDGITAPGILCAARYLSKEHYVVVSAPESEQSAVGHGITLRFPLWARKLDINEPFEMYAVSGTPADCVKIGLDVIYKDKNLVPDVVISGINRGENLGTDVVYSGTVSGALEGAIAGIPSIAISVADFKDPIYDTAAKFLLKFLKEFDIKKIPKFTALNINVPSLPFEKIKGWKLTRQSRRRYEDYFEKRIDPYGREYYWMLGDIIEDDNDPKADYKALENGYISVTPISIFMTNEELLKELEGIYSDNKDFR